One window of Nostoc sp. C052 genomic DNA carries:
- a CDS encoding proteasome protein gives MEPDKLGRFKEYGEFILRKIDSVPQYPSKQEDWVPASLDDCLLRLRSAAQKTVDLATSPVKIGVMGEFSSGKTLLLGSLIGYADALPVSENPTTGNVTAIHIIPQDDFATTQLSNFTVEYLSHEGVHECLRFMLGEANKRTTAAGLPPIPVSKLNSGTDIISWCEEAWNSSNNLELRYLLRELVLFLRAYQAYGEVMCSGHYQIDAVTAREGLQLVEQPMAIQTLKFEDLPPAHIRLPSPPQRLPTKLLQNSFPLIRRVDIDVKISREIWDFADAAKFILIDFPGLGAANSGARDTFLSLRELAEVQTILVLLNGKSPGSDRANKIFTMMQQQRPGQDLKDLILVGVGRFDQLPLDSEGGERELDHLIEDSHLEEETVLQKLKVLQTTIDGAAAFTTQKDRIVLLSPLLGLAELAKRSTTVKAGSPEFLANLDYPDYLDRSKRLQQKWELLSERLIESNTRSYLGKQLGYFSQDGGLSKLRELIQTHVATHGLKQLHEDTKRAADVVSQQQDHLKDIIDEIHEQGIPTGDSPAFIELRFVVESLDKIYRNFQKDIGKEPLKDRRGVVVSDVVKDELTFRILNWNQWTLLFNKANNGAIALAESKGAAGKLFDRGNRVNTSLPTKSDDFYPVFEKTVKEVEDFARERIHQAVVDLLNQLSNHVAPEREQLQAFFHPEMEQEIEEKFGFEDADLFYKLLLGCDPNEWKEAIIAEISSKDKTVAPEIIFPLARQDDKHNVGQIFDWAPEKSQGLPRSSNHQLLVLRLRDEITASSSLHLVQYVSEVNQQINSELEGILDQIIPSLQNLSKKETLLRYLAAGELPSEIQIPTWLQIISETAAVSYSDDLDLR, from the coding sequence ATGGAACCAGATAAACTTGGCCGTTTTAAGGAGTACGGCGAATTCATCCTCCGAAAGATAGATTCTGTGCCCCAGTACCCTTCTAAACAAGAAGATTGGGTTCCAGCTAGTCTTGATGACTGTCTTCTTCGTTTGCGTTCAGCTGCCCAGAAAACTGTAGACCTGGCAACTTCGCCTGTAAAAATTGGGGTGATGGGGGAATTCAGTAGTGGAAAAACTTTACTTTTAGGCAGTCTAATTGGATATGCAGATGCTTTGCCTGTCAGTGAAAACCCCACTACCGGTAATGTTACCGCCATCCATATTATCCCGCAAGACGATTTCGCAACGACGCAACTAAGTAATTTTACGGTAGAGTATCTTTCCCATGAGGGAGTACACGAGTGTCTACGCTTCATGCTAGGGGAAGCCAATAAACGAACAACAGCAGCAGGGCTTCCTCCAATACCAGTATCGAAACTCAACTCTGGCACAGATATTATTAGCTGGTGTGAAGAAGCATGGAATAGCAGTAACAATTTAGAGCTACGTTATTTACTGAGGGAGTTGGTATTATTCCTGCGGGCTTATCAAGCTTATGGGGAGGTTATGTGTAGTGGGCACTACCAGATTGATGCGGTGACTGCCCGTGAGGGGCTACAGCTAGTCGAGCAGCCAATGGCAATCCAAACTCTGAAATTTGAGGATCTACCGCCAGCACACATCAGATTACCGAGTCCACCCCAGAGGCTACCAACAAAGTTATTGCAAAACAGTTTCCCACTGATCCGTCGCGTCGATATCGATGTGAAAATCTCACGGGAAATTTGGGATTTTGCAGACGCCGCGAAATTTATTCTCATCGACTTTCCGGGATTGGGGGCTGCTAATTCCGGGGCTAGGGATACCTTTTTGTCATTGCGAGAATTGGCAGAAGTACAGACAATTTTGGTATTGCTCAATGGTAAATCTCCTGGGAGCGATCGCGCCAATAAAATCTTCACCATGATGCAGCAGCAGCGACCAGGACAAGACCTGAAAGATTTAATTCTCGTCGGTGTGGGCCGTTTCGATCAACTACCTCTAGACAGCGAGGGTGGCGAAAGAGAACTTGACCATCTCATTGAAGATAGCCATTTAGAAGAGGAAACGGTTCTCCAAAAACTCAAAGTTCTGCAAACTACCATTGACGGTGCAGCAGCATTTACAACCCAAAAAGACCGCATCGTTTTACTGTCGCCACTGTTGGGACTGGCTGAATTAGCAAAACGTTCTACTACAGTCAAAGCTGGCTCACCAGAGTTTTTAGCTAACTTAGATTATCCTGATTATTTAGATCGGTCTAAACGGCTACAACAGAAATGGGAGCTATTAAGTGAACGGCTGATAGAATCCAACACCCGTAGCTATTTGGGCAAACAGTTGGGTTATTTTAGTCAAGATGGCGGACTTAGTAAGCTGCGGGAATTGATTCAAACTCACGTAGCTACTCATGGTCTAAAGCAACTGCATGAAGATACCAAAAGAGCTGCTGATGTGGTGAGTCAGCAACAAGATCACTTGAAAGACATCATAGATGAAATTCACGAGCAAGGTATCCCCACAGGCGATAGTCCCGCTTTTATCGAGTTGCGCTTTGTGGTCGAAAGCTTAGATAAAATTTACAGAAATTTCCAAAAAGATATCGGCAAAGAACCACTTAAAGATCGGCGCGGTGTTGTTGTCAGCGATGTAGTGAAAGACGAACTCACCTTTAGAATTCTTAATTGGAACCAGTGGACTTTACTCTTCAACAAAGCCAATAATGGAGCGATCGCTCTGGCAGAATCTAAAGGTGCAGCGGGGAAATTATTCGATCGGGGAAACCGCGTAAATACTTCCCTTCCAACTAAGAGCGATGATTTTTATCCAGTATTTGAGAAAACTGTTAAAGAAGTAGAAGATTTTGCCCGCGAGCGCATTCATCAAGCCGTGGTAGATTTATTAAATCAATTATCAAATCATGTAGCCCCAGAACGCGAACAATTGCAGGCATTTTTCCACCCAGAAATGGAACAAGAAATCGAAGAAAAATTTGGTTTTGAAGATGCCGATCTCTTTTACAAATTATTATTAGGATGCGATCCTAACGAATGGAAAGAAGCAATTATCGCTGAAATCAGTAGTAAAGACAAAACCGTTGCACCCGAAATTATCTTTCCCCTAGCACGTCAAGACGATAAACACAACGTTGGTCAAATCTTTGATTGGGCACCAGAGAAAAGCCAAGGCTTACCCAGATCGAGCAATCACCAACTTTTAGTACTGCGACTGCGAGATGAAATTACTGCTAGTTCCAGCCTGCATCTTGTGCAGTATGTTAGCGAAGTTAATCAGCAAATTAATTCCGAACTAGAAGGTATTTTGGATCAAATTATTCCTAGTCTGCAAAACCTTTCAAAAAAAGAAACTTTGCTAAGATATTTGGCGGCTGGAGAATTGCCATCTGAGATCCAAATTCCTACTTGGTTGCAGATTATCTCCGAAACTGCGGCTGTTTCTTACTCAGATGATTTGGATTTGAGATGA
- a CDS encoding class I SAM-dependent methyltransferase, producing the protein MDSNPALCAAIAHHITTSPQQRITFAEFMDMALYHPEHGYYSSDAVKIGFQGGDFFTSPNLCADFGELLAEQFLQMWEILGKPVPFSLVEMGAGQGLLALHILTYHQLHYPDFFTALEYIIVEKSPTLREEQQQRLQDLPVRWCSLEEIPPNAIAGCFFSNELVDAFPVHQFILEMGKLREIYVTTDPNEQETNAPYPSFVEVIGEPSTPQLAEYLDLLGIDLTQSAYPDGYRSEINLAALNWLSIVADRLQRGYVLTIDYGYPASRYYNPRRSQGTLQCYYHHRFHDNPYINIGRQDITAHVDFTALERWGEKCNLENIGFIQQGLFLMALGLGDRIAALSAQKQPLSQLLQRRDALHQLIDPTGLGGFGVLIQSKGLENTEITQPLKGLTLPE; encoded by the coding sequence ATGGATTCAAATCCAGCATTGTGTGCTGCGATCGCTCATCACATTACCACCAGTCCACAGCAGCGAATTACTTTTGCTGAATTTATGGACATGGCACTATACCACCCTGAACATGGCTACTATTCCAGCGATGCTGTCAAAATTGGCTTTCAGGGTGGTGATTTTTTTACCTCTCCTAACCTCTGTGCTGACTTTGGCGAGTTATTAGCAGAACAATTTTTACAAATGTGGGAGATTTTAGGAAAACCTGTACCCTTTTCTCTGGTAGAAATGGGAGCAGGTCAAGGATTGCTGGCATTGCATATCCTGACATATCATCAGCTGCACTACCCAGATTTTTTTACCGCGCTAGAGTACATCATTGTTGAAAAGTCCCCAACTCTAAGAGAAGAACAGCAGCAACGCTTGCAAGATTTGCCCGTGCGTTGGTGTAGTTTAGAGGAAATACCACCAAATGCGATCGCAGGCTGCTTTTTTTCTAACGAGTTAGTAGATGCATTCCCCGTGCATCAATTTATCTTAGAAATGGGGAAACTCCGAGAAATTTATGTAACCACAGATCCGAATGAGCAAGAAACCAATGCTCCATACCCATCATTTGTAGAAGTCATAGGGGAACCTTCAACACCCCAACTAGCTGAATATTTAGATTTACTGGGAATCGACTTAACCCAAAGTGCTTATCCAGATGGCTACCGTAGTGAAATTAATTTAGCTGCTTTAAACTGGTTGAGTATAGTAGCAGACCGCTTACAGCGCGGCTATGTGTTAACAATTGATTATGGCTACCCCGCCAGTCGTTACTATAATCCCAGGCGATCGCAAGGAACACTACAGTGTTATTACCATCATCGTTTCCATGACAACCCCTATATTAATATTGGTAGGCAAGATATTACTGCCCATGTTGACTTTACGGCTTTAGAGCGCTGGGGCGAGAAGTGTAATTTAGAGAATATTGGTTTTATCCAGCAGGGATTATTTTTAATGGCGTTGGGGTTAGGCGATCGCATTGCGGCCCTTTCCGCTCAAAAGCAACCTCTCTCACAATTACTACAGCGGCGGGACGCACTACACCAACTTATAGATCCCACAGGCTTAGGCGGCTTTGGAGTCCTAATTCAGAGCAAAGGTTTGGAGAATACAGAAATTACTCAACCACTAAAAGGATTGACCTTGCCAGAGTAA
- a CDS encoding NAD(P)H-quinone oxidoreductase subunit H, protein MTRLETRTEPMVLNMGPHHPSMHGVLRLIMTLDGEDVVDCEPVIGYLHRGMEKIAENRTNVMYVPYVSRWDYAAGMFNEAVTVNAPEKLAGVAVPKRASYIRVIMLELNRIANHLLWFGPFLADVGAQTPFFYQFREREMIYDLWEAATGYRMVNNNYFRVGGVAADLPYGWVDKCLEFCDYLLPKVDEYERLVTDNPIFRRRVEGIGTITREEAINWGLSGPMLRASGVQWDLRKVDHYECYDDFDWDVQWETAGDCFARYVVRMREMRESVKIIRQAIKGLPGGPYENLEAKRLAAGKKSEWDAFDYQFIGKKVSPTFKIPKGEIYSRVESGKGELGIYLVGDDNVFPARWKIRAADFNNLQIVPHLLRGMKVADIVVILGSVDVIMGSVDR, encoded by the coding sequence ATGACCAGACTAGAAACCCGCACTGAACCAATGGTGCTAAACATGGGGCCACACCACCCCTCAATGCACGGGGTTCTGCGGCTAATCATGACTCTGGATGGCGAGGATGTCGTTGACTGTGAACCAGTTATCGGCTATTTGCACCGGGGAATGGAAAAAATTGCTGAGAACCGCACTAATGTAATGTACGTTCCTTACGTTAGTCGCTGGGACTACGCGGCGGGAATGTTCAACGAAGCCGTCACTGTCAACGCCCCAGAAAAGCTTGCAGGTGTCGCTGTCCCCAAACGCGCTAGCTACATCCGCGTCATCATGCTGGAGTTGAACCGCATTGCAAACCATTTGCTGTGGTTTGGCCCCTTCCTCGCTGACGTAGGCGCTCAAACTCCCTTCTTCTACCAGTTCCGGGAACGGGAGATGATTTATGATTTGTGGGAAGCTGCTACAGGCTATCGGATGGTAAATAACAACTACTTCCGCGTTGGTGGAGTAGCAGCTGATTTACCTTACGGTTGGGTAGATAAGTGTCTGGAATTTTGCGACTACCTATTACCCAAAGTTGATGAGTATGAACGCTTAGTAACCGATAATCCCATCTTCCGGCGACGTGTTGAGGGTATTGGGACTATCACCCGTGAAGAAGCAATTAACTGGGGACTTTCTGGCCCAATGTTACGCGCCTCTGGGGTGCAATGGGATTTGCGGAAAGTTGACCATTACGAATGCTACGACGATTTCGACTGGGATGTACAGTGGGAAACTGCCGGTGATTGCTTTGCCCGTTACGTAGTGCGGATGCGGGAAATGCGCGAATCTGTGAAGATTATTCGCCAAGCAATTAAAGGACTTCCTGGCGGCCCTTACGAAAATCTGGAAGCCAAGCGTTTAGCCGCAGGTAAAAAATCTGAGTGGGACGCATTTGATTACCAATTCATCGGCAAAAAAGTTTCCCCCACCTTTAAGATTCCCAAAGGTGAAATCTACTCTCGTGTAGAAAGTGGTAAAGGTGAATTGGGAATTTATCTAGTTGGCGATGATAACGTCTTCCCTGCACGTTGGAAGATTCGCGCCGCAGATTTCAACAATCTCCAGATTGTCCCACATTTACTGCGCGGCATGAAGGTTGCAGATATTGTGGTCATTCTCGGTAGTGTTGACGTAATTATGGGGTCTGTGGATAGATAG
- a CDS encoding IS982 family transposase: MSHALMPLILYLNSRNGQITGISFIDSISIPICHPNRAKRNKVFRGLSGWGKSSVAWYFGFKLHLIINDQGELLAFQITPGNTDDRVPVPTLTQNLWGNLFGDKGYISKKLWQELWSNNIKVITPFKKNMNNQLVDFWEKLILRKRSLIETVNDQLKNIS; encoded by the coding sequence ATGTCTCATGCTTTAATGCCTTTAATCTTATACTTAAATTCTCGTAATGGTCAAATCACTGGCATTAGTTTTATTGACAGTATATCTATTCCAATTTGTCATCCAAACCGAGCGAAAAGAAATAAGGTATTTAGAGGCTTGTCAGGTTGGGGAAAGAGTTCTGTCGCTTGGTATTTTGGGTTCAAGCTTCATTTAATCATTAATGACCAAGGGGAGTTATTAGCTTTTCAAATAACTCCTGGAAATACAGATGACCGAGTACCAGTTCCAACCTTAACTCAAAACTTATGGGGTAATCTTTTTGGGGACAAAGGATACATTTCTAAAAAATTATGGCAGGAACTTTGGTCAAATAATATCAAGGTAATTACTCCATTTAAGAAAAATATGAACAATCAGCTAGTTGATTTTTGGGAAAAACTGATATTACGCAAAAGGTCGTTAATTGAAACTGTTAATGACCAATTAAAAAATATCTCTTAA
- a CDS encoding Dyp-type peroxidase, producing MTQQIIREAPAPDPLEGQQTNEFFYVAAPNEPILNVNNIQGNILGGFNKDYQALLFLEIENPKAFKHWLKSQIDSIATASEVIAFNRLFKSARKRRGREGAVKATWVNIAFSFEGLKKLTNDADSFTDDSFKAGLAARAVDLNDPVDKDGKPIGWVVGGPDNGKTDVVFIIASDDRADLLTEVSRILESIVVFTDDEGKSKSSGARITFLEEGANLPAPLTGHEHFGNLDGISQPGIRGRVADNPKELLTPRQNPENKNQGKPGQDLLWPGEFVFGYEGQNNDAKTLEDSKGQVVSAGLHWANDGSYLVFRRLRQDVYKFHHFLHKNAAELNTDPRKVSAKLIGRWPSGAPTVRTPEKDAPQLGDNDDANNDFEFNGDDPPKDYFFKNDVVPPSKDATGLRCPFIAHTRKTYPRNDKTPGGGGPGPEEIDRSEVTTQTHRLLRRGIPYGPVSASTPNNPLQDEKFVDRGLHFLAYQTSIVDQFEFVTQNWVNNAKFSEEAATGHEFEGELTLGHDPIIGQSENNKPNGDRTRKFYIHLEDDQGKPRTKELTAPEDWVIPTGGGYFFAPSISALKEVLTK from the coding sequence ATGACACAACAAATCATTCGTGAAGCACCTGCTCCTGATCCGTTAGAAGGTCAACAGACAAACGAATTCTTCTACGTCGCTGCGCCTAATGAGCCTATTCTCAATGTCAACAACATTCAAGGCAACATTCTCGGTGGGTTCAATAAAGATTACCAGGCCCTTTTGTTCCTGGAAATTGAAAATCCAAAAGCCTTCAAGCACTGGCTGAAGTCACAGATCGACTCCATTGCCACCGCCTCAGAAGTGATTGCCTTCAACCGCCTATTCAAGTCTGCCAGAAAACGACGAGGCCGCGAAGGTGCTGTTAAGGCAACCTGGGTCAATATAGCTTTCTCCTTTGAGGGACTGAAGAAACTAACCAATGATGCCGACTCATTTACGGATGATTCCTTTAAAGCTGGGCTAGCAGCACGCGCTGTTGATTTGAACGACCCGGTGGACAAGGATGGTAAACCTATTGGCTGGGTCGTGGGTGGGCCGGATAATGGTAAAACTGATGTGGTTTTCATCATTGCCAGCGACGATCGCGCGGATTTGTTGACAGAAGTATCGCGGATCTTAGAAAGCATTGTGGTATTTACAGACGATGAAGGCAAGTCTAAGAGCAGTGGAGCCAGAATTACCTTCTTAGAAGAAGGAGCCAACTTACCTGCACCTCTGACTGGACATGAGCATTTCGGCAACCTGGATGGAATATCACAACCTGGTATTCGTGGCCGGGTTGCTGATAATCCGAAAGAACTTCTCACTCCTCGGCAGAACCCAGAGAATAAAAATCAGGGCAAACCAGGACAGGATCTTCTCTGGCCAGGAGAGTTTGTTTTTGGCTATGAAGGTCAAAACAATGATGCTAAAACGTTGGAAGATAGCAAAGGTCAGGTTGTATCAGCAGGACTACACTGGGCGAATGATGGCTCTTACCTTGTATTCCGCCGATTGCGTCAAGATGTATACAAATTCCACCATTTCTTACACAAAAATGCTGCCGAGCTAAACACTGACCCGCGAAAGGTGAGCGCAAAACTAATTGGTCGCTGGCCTAGTGGCGCTCCCACTGTCCGCACACCCGAAAAAGATGCCCCACAATTGGGTGATAATGACGATGCGAACAATGATTTTGAATTCAACGGTGATGATCCACCGAAGGATTATTTCTTCAAAAACGACGTAGTTCCACCTTCCAAGGATGCAACGGGTCTGCGCTGTCCCTTTATTGCCCATACCCGCAAGACTTATCCACGTAATGACAAAACACCAGGAGGTGGAGGCCCTGGTCCCGAAGAGATTGACCGCAGTGAAGTGACCACTCAAACACACCGCTTACTCCGTCGCGGTATTCCTTATGGCCCGGTGTCTGCTTCGACGCCGAACAATCCACTACAAGATGAGAAGTTTGTTGACCGTGGTCTTCACTTTTTGGCTTATCAGACATCGATTGTAGACCAGTTTGAGTTTGTAACCCAGAATTGGGTTAACAATGCAAAGTTCAGTGAGGAGGCGGCTACCGGCCACGAGTTTGAAGGGGAATTAACTCTTGGTCACGATCCAATTATTGGTCAAAGTGAAAATAACAAACCAAATGGCGATCGCACACGCAAATTCTACATCCACCTTGAGGATGACCAAGGTAAACCTCGAACCAAGGAGTTAACTGCACCTGAAGATTGGGTAATTCCTACTGGTGGCGGCTACTTCTTTGCACCGTCGATTTCTGCTTTGAAGGAAGTATTGACAAAATAA
- a CDS encoding VOC family protein: MKFGFTVIWVEDVVKTVEFYEKAFGLVRRTLQERGQFTWAEIETGNTTLAFSSSSEAQKLFPGGFHANDATQPPTLIEISFITPDVGSAYMRAIGAGAKALDAPKAQPWGQTLARVRDPNGVLVSLVSG; the protein is encoded by the coding sequence ATGAAATTTGGTTTCACGGTCATCTGGGTAGAAGATGTAGTTAAAACCGTTGAGTTTTACGAAAAAGCATTTGGTCTGGTTCGTCGCACTCTCCAAGAGAGGGGGCAGTTTACCTGGGCTGAAATCGAAACCGGAAACACCACACTAGCTTTTTCTTCTAGTAGCGAAGCCCAAAAGTTATTTCCTGGCGGCTTCCATGCCAACGATGCCACACAACCACCGACATTAATCGAGATATCATTTATCACTCCTGATGTTGGCAGTGCTTACATGAGAGCGATCGGGGCTGGTGCAAAAGCATTGGATGCTCCTAAAGCGCAGCCTTGGGGACAAACGCTCGCTCGTGTCCGCGATCCTAATGGCGTGCTGGTGTCTTTGGTGAGTGGCTAG
- a CDS encoding GAF domain-containing protein — protein MQIHPHSEFNHSRDRREQGLQKLLARLVKTMQRDELVRQTTNQLRESLQVDRVVLYYFYGQWQGQVTFESLSSQEFSILGSTGPDGCFNDEYAALYLAGRVKAIADIELEPIESCHQDFLRNMQVRANLVVPILIPRGLWGLLAAHHCQGPHYWSPSDIEMMQTGAQTLATAPYILES, from the coding sequence GTGCAAATTCATCCTCACTCCGAATTTAACCATAGCCGCGATCGCCGTGAACAGGGTTTGCAAAAATTGCTTGCTCGCCTTGTTAAAACAATGCAGCGCGATGAGTTAGTGCGGCAAACAACCAATCAACTCAGAGAATCGCTTCAGGTTGATCGGGTGGTGTTGTATTATTTTTACGGGCAGTGGCAAGGACAAGTGACTTTTGAATCTTTGAGTTCTCAAGAATTTTCAATACTTGGTTCCACTGGCCCAGATGGTTGTTTTAATGACGAGTATGCTGCTTTATACTTGGCAGGACGGGTAAAGGCGATCGCTGATATTGAATTAGAGCCAATCGAATCTTGTCATCAAGATTTTCTCCGCAATATGCAGGTTCGCGCTAATCTGGTTGTACCAATTTTGATTCCGAGAGGATTATGGGGATTGCTAGCAGCACATCACTGTCAAGGGCCTCATTATTGGTCGCCATCAGATATAGAAATGATGCAAACAGGGGCACAAACTCTAGCAACAGCCCCTTACATACTAGAAAGTTAA
- a CDS encoding NAD(P)-dependent oxidoreductase — MKVAFLGTGLMGLPMAQRLLAADIQLVAYNRTPEKLAPLQAAGVEIVTHPRHAIRAAECVILMLTNASAIYNVLLSDTAWQTLEGRTIIQMGTITPTESQEIRDAVVAGGGEYLEAPVLGSIPEAKAGKLSVMVGAEPEQYQRHLKLLQNFGTEPLLIGPVGSAAALKLALNQLIASLTTSFALSLAFVQRQGVDVDVFMQILRDSPLYAPTFDKKLQRMLDGNYTDPNFPTKHLLKDTELFISEAKSQSLDLSSIKGVRQILQTAVKMSFADDDYSSLFSVIKEWGEAIGD, encoded by the coding sequence ATGAAGGTGGCATTTCTGGGAACAGGACTGATGGGACTACCAATGGCTCAAAGGTTATTAGCCGCAGATATACAGCTAGTTGCCTACAATCGCACCCCAGAAAAATTAGCACCACTACAAGCTGCTGGGGTTGAAATTGTCACACATCCCCGCCACGCCATTCGCGCTGCTGAGTGCGTAATTCTCATGCTGACTAATGCCTCGGCTATTTATAATGTGTTGCTTTCAGATACAGCCTGGCAAACCTTAGAAGGACGCACAATCATTCAAATGGGAACAATTACTCCCACAGAAAGCCAGGAAATTAGAGATGCAGTTGTTGCGGGTGGTGGTGAGTATTTAGAAGCACCTGTATTAGGGAGTATCCCGGAAGCGAAAGCTGGCAAGTTGAGTGTTATGGTAGGAGCCGAGCCAGAACAATATCAACGCCACTTAAAATTACTCCAAAATTTTGGGACTGAACCTTTACTCATAGGCCCTGTGGGATCTGCGGCGGCGCTGAAATTGGCACTAAATCAACTAATAGCTTCCCTAACAACTAGCTTTGCTCTGAGTCTAGCTTTTGTCCAGCGTCAGGGTGTGGATGTAGATGTGTTTATGCAAATATTGCGCGATAGTCCACTCTACGCACCTACCTTTGATAAAAAGCTACAACGGATGTTGGATGGCAACTATACCGATCCAAATTTCCCTACAAAACACTTGCTGAAAGATACAGAATTGTTTATCTCAGAAGCGAAATCTCAGAGTTTGGATCTCAGTAGTATTAAAGGAGTGCGGCAAATCTTGCAAACAGCTGTAAAAATGTCATTTGCCGATGATGATTACTCATCACTATTTTCTGTAATTAAAGAATGGGGAGAAGCGATCGGGGATTAA